In Acidobacteriota bacterium, a genomic segment contains:
- a CDS encoding SWF/SNF helicase family protein gives MPRRKIVVFSFFRKTLEYLRRSLEAKSIGVRMIHGKIPLLDRDRAIEDFLTLSENDVLLTSEVGGEGIDLQSASVVLNYDLPWNPMVVEQRIGRVDRIGQQAERIVVINFVVQDSIEERILERLLRKIGIFETSIGEIDPIVGDQIEKLTREAVSGSLTHDELEKKLRIEERAIANRTVVAKSPWAG, from the coding sequence ATGCCACGTCGCAAAATTGTGGTCTTTTCGTTCTTTCGAAAGACGCTCGAGTATCTTCGTAGATCCCTTGAGGCGAAAAGTATCGGCGTTCGGATGATCCATGGGAAAATTCCACTTTTGGATCGGGATAGGGCAATCGAAGACTTCTTAACGCTTTCTGAAAATGACGTCCTTCTAACCTCCGAAGTCGGTGGAGAAGGTATCGATCTGCAAAGTGCGTCCGTCGTTCTGAATTACGATCTGCCTTGGAATCCAATGGTTGTGGAGCAACGCATTGGTCGCGTCGACCGAATCGGCCAACAAGCTGAGCGAATTGTGGTCATCAATTTTGTCGTACAAGATTCGATCGAAGAAAGAATTCTGGAAAGGCTTCTAAGAAAGATCGGGATTTTCGAAACTTCGATTGGTGAGATTGATCCAATTGTTGGGGACCAGATCGAGAAACTAACTCGCGAGGCAGTTAGTGGCAGCCTAACGCATGACGAGTTAGAAAAGAAACTGCGTATCGAAGAACGGGCAATTGCGAACCGGACCGTCGTTGCAAAAAGTCCGTGGGCAGGCTGA